Proteins encoded in a region of the Massilia sp. UMI-21 genome:
- a CDS encoding acyl-CoA dehydrogenase family protein — MNEELHAFRDAVRRFVQGEITPHQDRWRAQQHVDRDLWRKAGEMGLLLADVPEEYGGAGGSFAHMAVVFEELSYGGDTSFGIHVHAIVAHYLLNQGTEEQKRRYLPRLASGEMIAAIAMSEPGAGSDLKGIRTTAVRGADGYRVNGSKTFISNGYLADLVLVVAKTDPGAGAKGVSLLLLETRDNPGFRVGRILDKVGQKGQDTCELFFDEAHVPLHNVLGGEEGRGFAQLMTELPYERTILGVCGVAAIERALALTVEHTRARKAFGQALIEMQNTRFVLAEIKTEATVARIFIDRCIEDMLAGRMDTVRASMAKYWISDLQCKVVDQCLQLFGGYGYMLEYPIAQMYVDARVQRIYGGANEIMKEIIARSL; from the coding sequence ATGAACGAAGAGCTGCACGCTTTTCGCGACGCCGTGCGCCGCTTCGTGCAGGGGGAGATCACCCCGCACCAGGACCGGTGGCGCGCGCAGCAGCACGTCGACCGCGATCTGTGGCGCAAGGCCGGCGAGATGGGCCTGCTGCTGGCCGACGTCCCCGAGGAATACGGCGGCGCCGGCGGCAGCTTCGCCCACATGGCGGTGGTGTTCGAGGAGCTTTCCTATGGCGGCGACACGTCCTTCGGCATCCACGTCCACGCCATCGTCGCCCACTACCTGCTGAACCAGGGCACCGAGGAGCAGAAGCGCAGATACCTGCCGCGGCTGGCCAGCGGCGAGATGATCGCGGCGATCGCCATGAGCGAGCCGGGCGCCGGCTCGGACCTGAAAGGCATCCGGACCACGGCCGTGCGCGGCGCGGACGGCTACCGTGTCAACGGCTCCAAGACCTTTATCTCGAACGGCTACCTGGCCGACCTGGTCCTGGTGGTGGCCAAGACCGACCCGGGCGCCGGCGCGAAAGGCGTGTCCCTGCTGCTGCTCGAAACCCGGGACAATCCGGGCTTTCGCGTCGGCCGCATCCTGGACAAGGTCGGGCAGAAGGGCCAGGACACCTGCGAGCTGTTCTTCGACGAGGCCCACGTCCCGCTGCACAACGTGCTGGGCGGCGAGGAGGGCAGGGGCTTCGCCCAGCTCATGACCGAGCTGCCCTACGAGCGCACCATCCTGGGCGTGTGCGGCGTGGCCGCGATCGAACGCGCGCTTGCCCTTACGGTCGAGCACACGCGCGCGCGCAAGGCCTTCGGCCAGGCCCTCATCGAGATGCAGAACACCCGCTTCGTGCTGGCCGAGATCAAGACCGAGGCGACGGTGGCGCGCATCTTCATCGACCGCTGCATCGAGGACATGCTCGCCGGCCGCATGGACACCGTGCGCGCCTCGATGGCCAAGTACTGGATCTCGGACCTGCAGTGCAAGGTGGTGGACCAGTGCCTGCAGCTGTTCGGCGGCTACGGCTACATGCTGGAATACCCGATCGCCCAGATGTACGTCGACGCCCGGGTGCAGCGCATCTACGGCGGCGCCAACGAAATCATGAAAGAGATCATTGCCCGTTCGCTCTGA
- a CDS encoding lipid-transfer protein, producing MKKVYVSGVGMIPFAKPGASSPYHVMGAQAARAALQDAGRDGAALDYALVEQAYAGYVYGDSTSGQKALYAVGMSGIPIVNVNNNCSTGSTALFLGRQAIASGAAECVLVLGFEQMSPGALGSVFTDRPTPFDAFDEVTDRLVGKPEIPLALRYFGGAGLAHMDKYGTPLEAFARIRAKASRHAVNNPLALFRKEVSAQDVLDAPAIWPGVMTRLMACPPTCGAAAALLVSEDFARRHGLRRDVHIAAQAMTTDRPNTFDAGDMMRLVGYDMSRAAAHKVYEQSGLGPEDLDVVELHDCFAHNELITYEALGLCPEGGADKFIREGDNTYGGRVVTNPSGGLLSKGHPLGATGLAQCYELTHQLRGSAEARQVEGARVALQHNLGLGGACVVTMYRNG from the coding sequence ATGAAGAAGGTATATGTCAGCGGCGTCGGAATGATCCCCTTCGCCAAGCCGGGCGCGAGCAGCCCTTATCACGTCATGGGTGCCCAGGCGGCGCGCGCGGCGCTGCAGGATGCAGGCCGCGACGGCGCAGCGCTGGACTACGCGCTGGTGGAGCAGGCCTATGCCGGCTACGTCTATGGCGACTCTACCAGCGGCCAGAAAGCCCTGTACGCGGTCGGCATGAGCGGCATCCCGATCGTCAACGTCAACAACAACTGCTCGACCGGCTCGACCGCGCTGTTCCTGGGCCGCCAGGCGATCGCCAGCGGCGCCGCCGAGTGCGTGCTGGTGCTCGGCTTCGAGCAGATGAGTCCCGGCGCGCTCGGTTCGGTCTTCACCGACCGTCCGACCCCGTTCGACGCCTTCGACGAAGTCACCGACCGCCTGGTCGGCAAGCCCGAGATTCCGCTGGCGCTACGCTACTTCGGCGGCGCCGGCCTGGCGCACATGGACAAATACGGCACCCCGCTGGAGGCCTTTGCCCGCATCCGCGCCAAGGCCAGCCGCCACGCCGTGAACAATCCGCTGGCGCTGTTTCGCAAGGAAGTCAGCGCCCAGGACGTGCTCGATGCCCCGGCGATCTGGCCCGGCGTGATGACGCGCCTGATGGCCTGCCCGCCGACCTGCGGCGCGGCGGCAGCGCTGCTGGTGTCGGAAGACTTCGCCCGGCGCCACGGCCTGCGCCGCGACGTCCACATCGCCGCCCAGGCCATGACCACCGACCGTCCGAACACCTTCGACGCCGGCGACATGATGCGCCTGGTGGGCTACGACATGAGCCGCGCCGCCGCCCACAAGGTGTACGAGCAGTCCGGCCTGGGCCCGGAAGACCTCGACGTGGTCGAGCTGCACGACTGCTTCGCGCACAACGAACTGATCACCTACGAAGCCCTGGGCCTGTGCCCGGAGGGCGGCGCCGACAAGTTCATCCGCGAGGGCGACAATACCTATGGCGGGCGGGTGGTCACCAACCCGTCCGGCGGCCTGCTCTCGAAAGGCCACCCGCTGGGGGCGACCGGCCTGGCCCAGTGCTACGAACTGACCCACCAGCTGCGCGGCAGCGCAGAGGCGCGCCAGGTCGAGGGCGCGCGCGTGGCGCTGCAGCACAACCTGGGCCTGGGCGGCGCCTGCGTGGTCACCATGTACCGCAATGGCTGA
- a CDS encoding TetR/AcrR family transcriptional regulator: MALISDNSADNVLRNKVSTTTEKGRGRAHDILQVARHLLAAEGYAGLSMRRVAQGAGMSLSNLQHYYGSKERLLEALLLTTMEAFQAKMDRIAVAMAGRPQMERFLTTVDMFLDEITEPTMHAIFFEIWALASRHPFASDLMGRMIGRERKAIHGLIRGLNPDFDEDKTMERAVLVVAQIQGLMLFRLDRHARPAQFEEVRASLRKVLVALATVP; the protein is encoded by the coding sequence ATGGCCCTCATTTCCGACAATTCCGCCGACAACGTCCTGCGCAACAAGGTCTCGACGACCACCGAGAAGGGACGCGGACGCGCCCACGACATCCTGCAGGTGGCGCGCCACCTGCTGGCGGCCGAGGGCTACGCCGGCCTGTCGATGCGGCGGGTGGCGCAAGGCGCCGGCATGAGCCTGTCGAACCTGCAACACTACTACGGCAGCAAGGAGCGCTTGCTCGAAGCGCTGCTGCTCACCACCATGGAAGCGTTCCAGGCCAAGATGGACCGCATCGCGGTGGCGATGGCGGGCCGTCCGCAGATGGAGCGCTTCCTCACCACCGTCGACATGTTCCTCGACGAGATCACCGAGCCCACCATGCACGCGATCTTCTTCGAGATCTGGGCGCTGGCCTCGCGCCACCCCTTCGCCTCGGATCTGATGGGCAGGATGATCGGTCGCGAGCGCAAGGCCATCCATGGACTGATCCGCGGCCTGAATCCGGACTTCGACGAGGACAAGACCATGGAGCGCGCGGTGCTGGTGGTGGCGCAGATCCAGGGCCTGATGCTGTTCCGCCTGGACCGTCATGCGCGCCCGGCGCAGTTCGAGGAAGTGCGCGCATCGCTGCGCAAGGTACTGGTAGCGCTCGCGACTGTGCCGTGA
- a CDS encoding Kef family K(+) transporter has translation MHHDLSLITTIAAALGLGLLFGMFAIRLKLPALVGYLAAGVLIGPATPGFVADMALASQLAEIGVMLLMFGVGLHFSLGDLLDVKKIALPGALLQIGVATAMGIGLAHWWGWGLGAGLVFGLALSVASTVVLLRALEARGALDSMNGRIAVGWLVVEDLVMVLVLVMLPALAGPLGGKGDAGAELWPALGKTLLQVGAFVAFMLIVGRKIFPWFLWRVAKTNSRELFTLAVIAAAVGIAFASSALFGVSFALGAFFAGMVLRESELSHRAAEESLPLRDAFSVLFFVSVGMLFDPMVLVEYPLQVLATVAIILFGKSLAAFVLVLALRYPINTAVTVSASLAQIGEFSFILAALGMQLELLPVLGQNLILAGAIISIAVNPLMFSLAAPLEKWLRARPELARKLERPADPLAELPMETAREKLSGQVVLVGFGRVGRRIADQLLARGVHFVVAEQNREIVEHLRARGIPAVAGNAAEPAVLIQAHITHAALLVIATPDTFDVRRMVEVARMLNPTVQVLVRSHNESEAALLREDTGGKVFVGEQELAASMTRQVVETLKERSAAH, from the coding sequence ATGCACCATGACCTCAGCCTGATCACCACCATTGCCGCCGCGCTGGGCCTCGGCCTGCTGTTCGGCATGTTCGCCATCCGCCTGAAGCTGCCCGCGCTGGTCGGCTACCTCGCCGCCGGCGTCCTGATCGGACCTGCCACGCCGGGCTTCGTCGCCGACATGGCGCTGGCGTCGCAGCTGGCCGAGATCGGGGTCATGCTGCTGATGTTCGGCGTCGGCCTGCACTTCTCGCTGGGCGACCTGCTCGACGTAAAGAAGATCGCCCTGCCCGGCGCGCTGCTGCAGATCGGCGTGGCCACCGCGATGGGCATCGGCCTGGCGCATTGGTGGGGCTGGGGCCTGGGCGCGGGACTGGTGTTCGGCCTGGCGCTGTCGGTGGCCAGCACCGTGGTGCTGCTGCGGGCGCTGGAGGCGCGCGGCGCGCTCGATTCGATGAACGGCCGCATCGCGGTGGGCTGGCTGGTGGTCGAGGACCTGGTGATGGTGCTGGTGCTGGTGATGCTGCCGGCGCTCGCCGGTCCGCTCGGCGGCAAGGGCGACGCCGGCGCCGAGCTGTGGCCGGCGCTGGGCAAGACCCTGCTGCAGGTCGGCGCCTTCGTGGCCTTCATGCTGATTGTCGGCCGCAAGATCTTCCCGTGGTTCCTCTGGAGGGTGGCCAAGACAAACTCGCGCGAGCTGTTCACGCTGGCCGTCATCGCCGCGGCGGTCGGCATCGCCTTTGCCTCCTCGGCGCTGTTCGGCGTGTCCTTTGCGCTGGGCGCCTTCTTCGCCGGCATGGTGCTGCGCGAGTCCGAACTGAGCCACCGCGCGGCCGAGGAATCGCTGCCGCTGCGCGACGCGTTCTCGGTGCTGTTCTTCGTCTCGGTCGGCATGCTGTTCGACCCGATGGTGCTGGTCGAGTACCCGCTGCAGGTGCTGGCGACCGTGGCGATCATCCTGTTCGGCAAATCGCTGGCGGCCTTCGTGCTGGTGCTGGCGCTGCGCTACCCGATCAACACAGCCGTCACCGTGTCCGCCAGCCTGGCGCAGATCGGCGAGTTCTCCTTCATCCTGGCGGCGCTGGGCATGCAGCTGGAACTGTTGCCGGTGCTGGGCCAGAACCTGATCCTGGCCGGCGCCATCATCTCGATCGCGGTCAATCCGCTGATGTTCAGCCTGGCGGCGCCGCTGGAAAAGTGGCTGCGCGCGAGGCCCGAGCTGGCGCGCAAGCTGGAGCGCCCGGCCGACCCGCTGGCCGAGCTGCCGATGGAAACGGCGCGCGAGAAGCTCAGCGGCCAGGTGGTGCTGGTGGGATTCGGCCGGGTCGGCCGCCGCATCGCCGACCAATTGCTGGCGCGCGGCGTGCACTTCGTGGTGGCGGAACAGAACCGCGAGATCGTCGAGCATCTGCGCGCGCGCGGCATCCCGGCGGTGGCCGGCAACGCGGCCGAGCCGGCGGTGCTGATCCAGGCCCACATCACGCATGCGGCGCTGCTGGTCATTGCCACGCCGGATACCTTCGACGTGCGCCGGATGGTGGAGGTCGCGCGCATGCTCAACCCCACAGTCCAGGTGCTGGTGCGCTCGCACAACGAGAGCGAGGCGGCGCTGCTGCGCGAGGATACCGGCGGCAAGGTGTTCGTCGGCGAGCAGGAGCTGGCGGCAAGCATGACGCGGCAGGTGGTGGAGACGCTCAAGGAGCGGTCCGCGGCGCATTGA
- a CDS encoding IS1595 family transposase — MKTPSFKKWFARLPALNGAQRQQTLAALHPAAGLDRVVALIEQIRAPQRACPRCASQRCHRHGHANGLQRYRCRECGRSFNDLSGTPFARLRLREKWLDYLDALIAATSVRRAALDVGVHRNTAFRWRHRFVDRVKHSQPEQLSGIVEADEMFILESQKGARKLDRAPRKRGGAARKRGISNELDCILVARDRGRQTIGALVGRGALRTVHLERHLLPKLDRQALLVSDANAAYRAFSRKHGIAHQAVNLRAGVRVRRQAGGALHVQNVNAFHQRLRDWLARFRGVASRYLPNYLGWHRVLDRAQVISAEQFLRIAIGVINR, encoded by the coding sequence GTGAAAACACCCAGCTTCAAGAAATGGTTCGCGCGGCTGCCCGCGCTGAACGGGGCGCAGCGCCAACAAACACTGGCGGCATTGCATCCGGCCGCAGGGCTGGACCGGGTCGTCGCCCTCATCGAGCAGATCCGCGCACCCCAACGCGCCTGCCCGCGCTGCGCCTCCCAGCGCTGCCACCGGCACGGCCATGCCAACGGCCTGCAGCGCTATCGCTGCCGGGAATGCGGCCGCAGCTTCAACGACCTGAGCGGCACGCCTTTCGCGCGGCTGCGCCTGCGCGAAAAATGGCTCGACTACCTGGACGCATTGATCGCGGCCACATCGGTGCGGCGTGCCGCCCTTGACGTCGGCGTGCACCGCAACACCGCGTTTCGCTGGCGCCACCGCTTCGTCGACCGGGTCAAGCACAGCCAGCCAGAGCAATTGAGCGGCATCGTCGAGGCCGATGAAATGTTCATCCTGGAATCGCAAAAGGGCGCGCGCAAGCTGGACCGGGCGCCGAGAAAGCGTGGCGGCGCGGCGCGCAAACGCGGCATCTCAAACGAGCTCGACTGCATCCTGGTGGCACGCGACCGCGGCAGGCAGACCATCGGCGCGCTGGTCGGGCGCGGGGCCTTGAGGACGGTGCACCTGGAACGCCACCTGCTGCCCAAGCTCGACCGGCAAGCACTCCTGGTCAGCGACGCCAACGCTGCCTACCGGGCGTTTTCACGCAAACATGGGATCGCCCACCAAGCGGTCAACCTGCGCGCGGGCGTGCGGGTGCGCCGCCAGGCTGGCGGCGCCCTCCACGTCCAGAATGTCAACGCCTTCCATCAGCGTCTGCGCGACTGGCTGGCCCGCTTCCGCGGCGTGGCATCGCGCTACCTGCCGAATTACCTCGGCTGGCACCGGGTGCTCGACCGCGCGCAGGTAATTTCTGCGGAACAGTTCTTACGCATCGCAATCGGGGTCATCAATAGATAA
- a CDS encoding AAA family ATPase — protein sequence MPNFAQLQVAFKNAFKNVYVRIALAALLGVIAAVAIWKSNVPQDTNPVVHSQNIAEITELAASKGRLEYLLIAKPLSESPRYVYKFKDAAAIHVVKVPSTSHLSLEREVLLKNAIPYSIAKDDYLSGHKAVMDEGESFLEKTGTFFKNHGLNIAVVLLVLYLLKFGIPGMGASASVITPDKLKGSMDDLIGMDDIKQEVLHLEDMIRNRDEYQSHNIDKPFNVMLTGPAGTGKTKLVGYLAKRLDMPLISASGSALESGYVGGGSKALNALYKKACAKGKCIIFLDEAQSLFMPRGRSEKKWEDDTANTLLGLLDGVKSDKGQGVIWVVASNFDDSNTEMDEAMLRRFSVKINFRLPNKGERKELLRSFLARKKDGLVDWTDTNLDQVAEITQNLSPALLETVVERASMLSIQEKTIINTNLLFRAYERATIGLTDRATTAEKTRQRERIALHELGHFFMQIDPYLRAGMTLAEVKEKSHLLKISTEAVSKIGALGYVLQSGEDMSLRTLEELERDVIGLYGGVAAEELFYGPRGISVGSQNDIEKITKMLNLMVGRLSMYSRSKLDYSQLSKELGGEHTLRLVEEKADELYSYTLNAIRDYKLVIESLKDTLMDEYVLSKDAVFDLLEERSELIHSQLHGRHANLKLCVEEVVAA from the coding sequence ATGCCCAATTTCGCCCAGCTGCAAGTTGCTTTCAAGAACGCGTTTAAAAATGTCTATGTGCGCATCGCCCTGGCGGCGCTGCTCGGCGTGATCGCAGCAGTGGCAATCTGGAAATCGAATGTGCCGCAGGATACGAATCCGGTCGTGCATTCGCAGAATATTGCCGAGATCACCGAACTGGCCGCCAGCAAGGGCCGCCTGGAATACCTCCTGATCGCCAAGCCGCTGTCGGAGTCGCCGCGCTACGTCTACAAGTTCAAGGACGCGGCCGCGATCCACGTGGTGAAGGTCCCGAGCACCTCGCACCTGTCGCTCGAGCGCGAAGTGCTGCTGAAGAACGCGATCCCGTATTCGATCGCCAAGGACGACTACCTGAGCGGCCACAAGGCCGTGATGGACGAGGGCGAAAGCTTCCTCGAGAAGACCGGCACCTTCTTCAAGAACCATGGCCTGAACATCGCCGTGGTGCTGCTGGTGCTCTACCTGCTGAAGTTCGGCATCCCGGGCATGGGCGCCAGCGCCTCGGTCATCACCCCGGACAAGCTCAAGGGCAGCATGGACGACCTGATCGGCATGGACGACATCAAGCAGGAAGTCCTGCACCTGGAAGACATGATCCGCAACCGTGACGAATACCAGTCGCACAACATCGACAAGCCGTTCAACGTGATGCTGACCGGTCCGGCCGGTACCGGCAAGACCAAGCTGGTCGGCTACCTGGCCAAGCGCCTGGACATGCCGCTGATCTCGGCCTCGGGTTCGGCGCTGGAATCGGGCTACGTCGGCGGCGGCTCCAAGGCACTGAACGCGCTGTACAAGAAAGCTTGCGCCAAGGGCAAGTGCATTATCTTCCTGGATGAAGCGCAAAGCCTGTTCATGCCGCGCGGCCGCAGCGAAAAGAAGTGGGAAGACGACACCGCCAACACCCTGCTGGGCCTGCTGGACGGCGTGAAGAGCGACAAGGGCCAGGGCGTGATCTGGGTGGTCGCCTCCAACTTCGACGACTCGAACACCGAGATGGACGAAGCGATGCTGCGCCGCTTCTCGGTGAAGATCAACTTCCGCCTGCCGAACAAGGGCGAGCGCAAGGAATTGCTGCGCAGTTTCCTGGCGCGCAAGAAGGACGGCCTGGTCGACTGGACCGATACCAACCTGGACCAGGTCGCGGAAATCACCCAGAACCTGAGCCCCGCGCTGCTGGAAACCGTGGTCGAGCGCGCCAGCATGCTGTCGATCCAGGAAAAGACGATCATCAATACCAACCTGCTGTTCCGTGCCTACGAGCGCGCCACCATCGGCCTGACCGACCGCGCCACCACCGCCGAGAAGACCAGGCAGCGCGAGCGCATCGCCCTGCACGAACTGGGTCACTTCTTCATGCAGATCGACCCTTACCTGCGTGCCGGCATGACCCTGGCCGAAGTGAAGGAAAAGTCGCACCTGCTGAAGATCAGCACCGAAGCGGTGTCGAAGATCGGCGCGCTGGGCTATGTGCTGCAGTCGGGCGAGGACATGTCGCTGCGCACCCTGGAGGAGCTCGAGCGCGACGTGATCGGCCTGTACGGCGGCGTGGCGGCGGAAGAGCTGTTCTATGGTCCGCGCGGCATCTCGGTGGGCAGCCAGAACGACATCGAGAAGATCACCAAGATGCTCAACCTGATGGTCGGCCGCCTGTCGATGTACTCGCGCTCGAAGCTCGACTACAGCCAGCTGTCGAAAGAGCTGGGCGGCGAGCACACGCTGCGCCTGGTCGAGGAAAAGGCCGATGAGCTGTACAGCTACACCCTGAACGCGATCCGCGACTACAAGCTGGTGATCGAGTCGCTCAAGGACACCCTGATGGACGAATACGTGCTGTCGAAGGATGCGGTGTTCGACCTGCTCGAAGAGCGCAGCGAGCTGATCCATTCGCAGCTGCATGGGCGCCATGCCAACCTCAAGCTGTGCGTGGAAGAGGTGGTTGCCGCCTGA
- a CDS encoding DUF1697 domain-containing protein translates to MNSRRYVAFLRGINVGRAKRIAMADLRVLVAGLGYTGVRSVLNSGNVVFHATGTGAREAAAAIEEALVLKLGVAARVFVLEQAALAAIVDGNPLREVATDHARLIVFLLGDPAQRAKLAALDGRDWDCERLVLGERAAYVWCPAGILDSTAATSLGKLLGDGTTSRNWSTLMKLHALCNEG, encoded by the coding sequence ATGAACAGCCGGCGCTACGTCGCATTCTTGCGAGGGATTAATGTCGGGCGGGCCAAGCGGATCGCCATGGCCGACCTGCGCGTGCTGGTCGCGGGCCTGGGCTACACCGGTGTGCGCAGCGTGCTCAACAGCGGTAATGTCGTGTTCCACGCGACCGGCACGGGTGCGCGGGAGGCCGCCGCGGCGATCGAGGAAGCGCTCGTGCTCAAGCTGGGCGTGGCGGCCCGCGTCTTCGTGCTGGAGCAGGCGGCACTGGCCGCCATCGTCGACGGCAATCCCCTGCGCGAGGTGGCGACCGACCATGCGCGGCTGATCGTGTTCCTGCTGGGCGACCCCGCCCAGCGCGCCAAGCTGGCGGCGCTCGATGGTCGTGACTGGGACTGCGAACGCCTGGTGCTGGGCGAGCGCGCAGCCTATGTCTGGTGTCCGGCAGGGATATTGGATAGCACTGCGGCTACGTCCTTGGGCAAGCTCCTTGGGGACGGGACCACGTCCCGCAACTGGAGTACGCTGATGAAACTGCACGCCCTGTGCAACGAGGGCTGA
- the gstA gene encoding glutathione transferase GstA, translating to MKLYVSPGACSLAPHIALIAAGLPFTVERVSLKTKAIAGGGDFRDINPKGSVPALQLDDGKVLTEAAVLLQYIADQAPDANLAPPYGSFERYQVMEWLNFIATDLHKRFTPIFTPGCTEEGRLAAWAALARPLDYLAGKLDAGEFLMGSQFSIADAYLFTVLNWAAFAKFSLNDWPALQAYQARVGAIPAVQQAMRDEGL from the coding sequence ATGAAACTGTATGTCAGCCCGGGCGCCTGCTCCCTGGCCCCGCATATCGCCCTGATCGCCGCCGGCCTGCCGTTCACGGTCGAGCGCGTCAGCCTGAAGACCAAGGCCATCGCCGGCGGCGGCGACTTCCGCGACATCAATCCCAAGGGATCGGTGCCGGCACTGCAACTGGACGACGGCAAGGTGCTGACCGAAGCCGCGGTCTTGCTGCAGTACATCGCCGACCAGGCGCCGGACGCGAACCTGGCCCCGCCCTACGGAAGCTTCGAGCGCTACCAGGTCATGGAGTGGCTGAACTTTATCGCCACCGACCTGCACAAGCGCTTCACGCCGATCTTCACCCCGGGCTGCACCGAAGAGGGCCGCCTGGCGGCCTGGGCGGCGCTGGCGCGCCCGCTGGACTACCTGGCCGGCAAGCTCGACGCTGGCGAATTCCTGATGGGCAGCCAGTTCAGCATCGCCGACGCCTATCTGTTCACCGTGCTGAACTGGGCCGCGTTTGCCAAATTCAGCCTGAACGACTGGCCTGCGCTGCAGGCCTACCAGGCGCGTGTCGGCGCCATCCCGGCCGTGCAGCAGGCGATGCGCGACGAAGGTCTTTGA
- a CDS encoding HDOD domain-containing protein, with protein sequence MNGAKLDSADMLGGVDDLPSLPAVVMELLGSIDEEDIDIGVLAKKVANDPALTAKTLRLANSSAFGLQVKATTIQQAMTFLGFQATRNLITAAALTGCFPTGRCPGFNDKAFWRHSIATAACARALARRVRFNADYAFTAGLLHDIGRLVLVARFPERYQAVLSLRDKNDSELIDAERALLGADHVDAGVALAAHWQFSDTMRQAIAYHHTPEAPGAGFLATIVHVASAVVHALDLAGNPDELVPRVSAVAWTALGLTEEAWLQVFHETELQYEEMSAILMA encoded by the coding sequence ATGAACGGCGCCAAGCTCGACAGCGCTGACATGCTGGGCGGCGTGGACGACCTGCCTTCGCTGCCGGCCGTGGTCATGGAACTGCTCGGCAGTATCGACGAGGAAGACATCGATATCGGCGTACTGGCAAAAAAGGTCGCGAACGACCCGGCGCTGACGGCCAAGACCCTGCGCCTGGCCAACTCCTCGGCCTTTGGCCTGCAGGTCAAGGCCACCACGATCCAGCAAGCCATGACCTTCCTCGGCTTCCAGGCCACCCGTAACTTGATCACGGCTGCGGCCCTGACCGGTTGCTTCCCCACTGGCCGTTGCCCCGGCTTCAACGACAAGGCATTCTGGCGCCACTCGATCGCGACCGCCGCCTGCGCGCGCGCACTGGCACGCCGGGTGCGGTTCAATGCGGACTACGCCTTCACGGCCGGCCTGCTGCACGACATCGGGCGCCTGGTCCTGGTGGCGCGTTTTCCGGAACGCTACCAGGCGGTGCTGTCCCTGCGCGACAAGAACGACAGCGAGCTGATCGATGCCGAGCGCGCCCTGCTGGGCGCCGACCATGTCGATGCCGGCGTGGCCCTGGCCGCGCACTGGCAATTTTCAGACACCATGCGCCAGGCGATCGCTTACCACCACACGCCGGAAGCGCCCGGTGCGGGTTTCCTCGCGACGATCGTGCATGTGGCAAGCGCGGTCGTGCACGCGCTGGACCTGGCCGGCAATCCGGACGAGCTGGTGCCGCGTGTGTCGGCGGTGGCCTGGACGGCACTGGGGTTGACGGAAGAAGCGTGGCTGCAGGTCTTTCACGAGACCGAACTGCAGTACGAGGAGATGTCGGCCATCCTGATGGCCTGA